A section of the Flavobacterium ardleyense genome encodes:
- the namA gene encoding NADPH dehydrogenase NamA: protein MSKLFSPISIKSIKFKNRIVMSPMCMYSCEDGFATDWHFVHYGTRAMGGAGTVIFEASAVRADGRISTGDLGIYKDEHIEMLSRITQFVKDNGSIPAIQLAHAGRKASTWAFGSESKNLAEGEGGWEMIAPSAIAFSDKFAVPREMTIDDIEAIKQSFQDAAARAHKAGFEMIELHGAHGYLINEFLSPLTNKRDDQYGGSRENRARFLMEIIESVQKVWPTDLPISVRISATDWRDDGWKSDDSVWLSEKLANACVDIVDVSSGAVVADAKIPVGPGYQVPLAADIKKALKDKIHVASVGMITTAAQAETILVNDNADFIVLGRELLRNPYFPLQAAKELREEVDCPTQYDRAFK, encoded by the coding sequence ATGTCAAAATTATTCAGTCCCATATCTATAAAATCAATAAAATTTAAAAATCGAATCGTAATGTCGCCGATGTGTATGTATTCCTGCGAGGATGGATTTGCTACCGACTGGCACTTTGTACACTACGGAACGCGAGCGATGGGTGGCGCTGGTACCGTAATTTTTGAAGCATCGGCAGTACGAGCGGACGGTCGAATTAGCACCGGCGATTTGGGAATTTACAAAGATGAGCACATTGAAATGTTGAGCCGAATTACCCAATTTGTCAAAGATAACGGCAGTATTCCTGCAATACAATTGGCTCACGCTGGTCGAAAAGCGAGCACTTGGGCCTTTGGGAGTGAAAGTAAAAATCTCGCCGAAGGAGAAGGTGGTTGGGAAATGATCGCACCTTCGGCAATCGCTTTTTCGGATAAATTCGCGGTACCACGCGAGATGACTATTGATGATATTGAAGCGATTAAACAATCGTTTCAGGATGCTGCCGCAAGAGCGCACAAAGCTGGGTTTGAAATGATTGAACTTCATGGTGCCCACGGATATCTGATCAACGAATTTTTGTCGCCTTTAACCAATAAAAGGGACGATCAATACGGTGGAAGTCGCGAAAATAGAGCTCGATTTTTGATGGAAATTATAGAAAGCGTGCAGAAAGTTTGGCCTACAGACCTGCCAATTTCGGTGAGAATTTCGGCAACAGATTGGAGAGATGATGGTTGGAAAAGTGATGATTCAGTGTGGCTTTCCGAAAAGCTTGCAAATGCTTGTGTGGATATAGTTGATGTTTCGAGTGGGGCAGTGGTGGCAGATGCCAAAATCCCAGTTGGACCAGGCTATCAAGTGCCATTGGCGGCCGATATCAAAAAAGCTTTAAAAGATAAAATTCACGTTGCAAGTGTAGGAATGATCACAACCGCAGCACAAGCAGAAACGATTTTGGTCAATGATAATGCAGACTTTATCGTTCTGGGTCGAGAGCTTTTACGCAATCCTTACTTTCCGTTGCAAGCAGCAAAAGAA
- a CDS encoding UvrD-helicase domain-containing protein, which produces MNLTKEQAAIINSTENIKINAVAGSGKTTTIIEYARTRSTSAKILYLAFNKSVKLDAIKKFVDKGLDNVTVETAHSLAYKHIVYGSRYKISPQGYKTNEIAEILNLQGNGEKHTEYVIANHISKFLSYFCNSDKKKVQDLNYLDTVTDEKAIKFVKTFYNYIEKQSRIFLAKMNSGEIDITHDFYLKKFQLSDVQLQYDYILFDEGQDASPAMLDVFLNQKATKVIVGDTHQQIYSWRFAVNSLEKATFKTFNLSTSFRFSQDIADLAMNILENKIDFVAQDILPITGKGTTSATKSKAILARTNLGLLLKAIEYVTEKKKIKQIYFEGNINSYTYADDGTSLYDVLNLYNSKNHLIRDNLIKGMLNLEELEDYIEKTEDVQLGMMVEIIREYGNKIPDIIKLIKEKHITDGERENAEMIFSTVHRCKGMEYDTVQLVNDFISVEKLEKLKKNFRKEEINLQKINEEINLLYVAVTRTKNSIHIPESLVDEDFPISSQIHLLKSISADDQKMIKQLRREKASNTTEKAYSLDAIRLVHKGAYNPWTAELDNELTVLFCEGMHEKDIATHFGRTRGAIKSRIKKLELAELYN; this is translated from the coding sequence ATGAATTTGACAAAGGAACAAGCAGCGATTATAAATTCCACAGAAAATATCAAAATAAATGCAGTTGCGGGTTCGGGCAAAACCACAACTATTATTGAGTATGCTCGAACTCGTTCAACAAGTGCAAAAATTCTCTATCTCGCTTTTAATAAATCGGTAAAGTTAGATGCGATCAAAAAATTCGTCGATAAAGGACTTGATAACGTTACTGTAGAAACCGCTCATTCTCTCGCGTACAAGCATATTGTGTACGGCAGCAGATACAAAATAAGTCCGCAGGGATATAAAACAAACGAAATTGCCGAAATTTTAAATCTACAAGGCAACGGAGAAAAACATACCGAATATGTGATTGCAAATCACATCAGTAAGTTTCTGAGTTATTTTTGCAATAGCGACAAAAAGAAAGTCCAAGATCTTAATTATTTAGATACAGTAACCGACGAAAAAGCAATAAAATTTGTCAAAACTTTTTACAACTATATCGAAAAGCAATCACGAATTTTTTTGGCTAAAATGAATTCGGGCGAAATTGACATAACCCACGATTTTTACTTAAAGAAGTTTCAGCTCTCGGATGTGCAGCTACAATACGACTATATTTTATTTGACGAAGGACAGGATGCATCTCCAGCAATGCTTGATGTATTTCTCAATCAGAAAGCTACCAAGGTAATTGTAGGCGATACACATCAGCAAATTTATTCTTGGCGATTTGCCGTAAATTCATTAGAAAAAGCGACTTTTAAAACTTTTAATCTTTCTACAAGTTTTCGATTCAGCCAAGATATTGCCGATCTTGCGATGAATATTTTAGAAAATAAAATCGACTTTGTAGCACAAGATATTCTTCCAATTACTGGCAAAGGGACTACTTCTGCAACAAAATCAAAAGCAATTCTGGCGAGAACAAATTTGGGTCTTTTGCTAAAAGCGATTGAATATGTTACCGAAAAAAAGAAAATTAAGCAAATTTATTTCGAAGGAAATATCAATTCCTACACTTATGCTGATGACGGTACTTCTTTATACGATGTTTTAAATTTATACAATTCAAAAAATCATCTGATACGTGACAATTTGATCAAAGGAATGTTGAATCTCGAAGAATTGGAAGATTATATTGAGAAAACCGAAGATGTACAATTGGGAATGATGGTGGAAATTATTCGCGAGTACGGAAATAAAATTCCCGACATCATCAAACTTATCAAAGAGAAACACATTACCGATGGCGAGCGCGAAAATGCCGAAATGATATTTTCGACCGTTCACAGATGCAAAGGAATGGAATACGATACAGTGCAACTGGTTAATGACTTTATTTCTGTAGAAAAACTAGAAAAATTGAAGAAAAATTTTAGGAAGGAAGAGATTAATTTGCAGAAGATTAATGAAGAAATTAATCTACTTTACGTTGCAGTAACAAGGACGAAAAACAGCATTCATATTCCAGAAAGTTTAGTCGACGAGGATTTCCCTATTTCTAGTCAAATTCATTTATTGAAAAGTATCTCGGCCGATGACCAAAAAATGATTAAACAATTACGAAGAGAAAAAGCAAGTAACACAACAGAAAAGGCATATTCTCTGGATGCTATTCGGCTAGTTCATAAAGGCGCTTACAATCCGTGGACGGCTGAACTTGACAACGAATTGACTGTACTTTTTTGCGAGGGAATGCACGAAAAAGATATTGCGACCCACTTTGGCCGAACTCGCGGAGCTATAAAATCTAGGATTAAAAAACTTGAATTGGCGGAGCTTTATAATTAA
- a CDS encoding UPF0158 family protein codes for MIKIDDKKINEIAQNLDCGMNCYLNIKTGELIDLPENYEDIDEEDAIEMFGDILEKIEDPDFKKIPVIESYESFQIMKSFLDKVENKTFYAKLQSALDGKKPFANFKNVIDNSEFRENWFAHKQEELETYVREQIRFYEEN; via the coding sequence ATGATAAAAATTGACGACAAGAAAATTAATGAAATAGCACAAAATCTTGATTGTGGAATGAACTGCTATCTCAACATTAAAACTGGAGAATTGATTGATTTACCAGAGAATTATGAAGACATTGACGAAGAAGATGCGATCGAAATGTTTGGGGATATTTTAGAAAAAATTGAAGATCCCGACTTTAAGAAAATCCCTGTTATAGAGTCTTACGAGAGTTTTCAGATAATGAAAAGCTTTTTAGATAAGGTCGAGAACAAAACTTTCTATGCAAAACTGCAATCTGCATTAGATGGCAAAAAGCCTTTTGCAAATTTTAAAAATGTCATTGATAATTCAGAATTTAGAGAAAATTGGTTTGCACACAAACAGGAAGAATTGGAAACGTATGTGCGTGAACAGATTCGGTTTTATGAAGAAAATTGA
- a CDS encoding DIP1984 family protein, producing the protein MSEEQNNKNMKLAEGLLLRADLIKKIEHLQNRIMPVLIVSDDRLPQEDPDKLLAQLRKTIQDLEILIIRINKTNNVTIVEGEGLLMEALAKRDSLKLVSEKLRNIRRSAQIFNTGDSNLKTTINIEKLQIEIDQAGRAFREIDSKVQEINWLTFLVD; encoded by the coding sequence ATGTCAGAAGAACAGAATAATAAGAATATGAAGCTTGCGGAAGGACTTTTATTGAGAGCTGATTTGATAAAAAAAATAGAGCATCTGCAAAATAGAATTATGCCTGTCCTAATTGTTTCTGATGATAGGCTTCCACAAGAAGATCCGGATAAATTGCTTGCGCAACTTAGAAAAACCATTCAGGATTTGGAAATTTTAATTATAAGAATCAATAAAACCAATAACGTGACAATTGTGGAAGGTGAAGGTTTACTGATGGAAGCGCTTGCAAAACGTGATTCTTTAAAATTAGTTTCAGAAAAACTTCGCAATATTAGACGCTCCGCACAAATATTTAATACTGGCGATAGCAATCTGAAAACGACAATTAATATCGAGAAACTGCAAATAGAAATTGATCAAGCGGGAAGAGCTTTTAGAGAGATTGACAGTAAAGTTCAAGAAATAAATTGGCTTACTTTCCTAGTAGATTAG
- a CDS encoding DUF819 family protein yields MNNAPFITDDTIVFGLLMLLLAFVFYTSNIKGGFWKKFYVIFPSLLMCYLLPSIFSSLNIISPEWSEITETGEVVTKKSSIYFVASRYLLPAALVLMTLSIDLKAMFKLGPKALIMFFTGTVGVIIGAPLAVLIVSIFSPETVGGAGFDAVWRGLSTVAGSWIGGGANQAAMLEVFKYNQEKYGAMVLVDIVVANIWMAVLLFGIGRKEKIDKWLKADSSSIDELKDKMTAYSDNVTRNPSLTDLMIILGIAFSAVGLAHWGSNSLSELLKANFDVVNDPTSFASTFGDRFFWMVSIATALGIAFSFTKLKTYEGAGASKIGSVFIYILVASIGMKMDLGSVMSNPGLLIVGLIWMAIHVLLLVIVAKLIRAPYFFLAVGSKANIGGAASAPIVASAFHPSLASVGVLLAVFGYVLGTYGALLAAYLMEIAAPV; encoded by the coding sequence ATGAATAACGCCCCTTTTATTACTGACGATACCATTGTTTTTGGACTTTTAATGCTGTTATTGGCGTTTGTATTTTATACAAGTAATATAAAAGGTGGCTTTTGGAAAAAGTTCTATGTTATTTTTCCATCACTATTGATGTGTTATTTACTACCATCTATTTTCAGTTCGCTGAATATTATTTCGCCAGAATGGAGCGAAATCACCGAAACTGGCGAAGTTGTTACCAAAAAATCTTCTATATATTTTGTCGCGAGCCGATATTTGCTTCCTGCGGCTTTGGTCTTGATGACTTTAAGTATTGACTTAAAAGCAATGTTTAAACTCGGTCCAAAAGCATTAATTATGTTCTTTACTGGAACAGTTGGAGTTATAATTGGAGCGCCACTTGCCGTTTTGATAGTTTCGATATTCTCACCCGAAACTGTTGGCGGTGCAGGTTTTGACGCAGTGTGGCGCGGACTTTCGACTGTTGCAGGAAGTTGGATTGGAGGAGGAGCGAATCAAGCGGCAATGCTTGAAGTTTTCAAATACAATCAGGAGAAGTACGGCGCAATGGTTTTGGTCGATATTGTAGTTGCAAATATCTGGATGGCAGTTTTACTTTTCGGAATTGGCAGAAAAGAAAAAATCGACAAATGGCTTAAAGCGGACAGTTCGTCCATTGACGAACTAAAGGATAAAATGACCGCCTATTCTGACAATGTAACTAGAAATCCAAGCTTAACCGATTTGATGATTATTCTGGGAATCGCATTCTCGGCAGTGGGATTAGCGCATTGGGGAAGTAACTCACTTTCGGAACTATTAAAAGCCAATTTTGATGTTGTAAACGATCCTACAAGTTTTGCATCTACCTTTGGAGATAGATTCTTTTGGATGGTAAGTATCGCGACTGCTTTGGGAATCGCATTTTCTTTTACCAAGCTTAAGACCTACGAAGGTGCGGGAGCAAGCAAGATAGGAAGTGTCTTTATTTATATTTTAGTAGCTTCTATCGGAATGAAAATGGATTTGGGATCTGTAATGAGCAATCCAGGATTGTTAATCGTAGGACTTATTTGGATGGCAATTCACGTCTTATTGTTGGTAATTGTTGCCAAATTAATAAGAGCACCATATTTCTTTCTTGCCGTGGGAAGTAAAGCCAATATCGGCGGAGCAGCTTCGGCACCAATCGTCGCTTCGGCTTTTCATCCATCATTGGCGAGTGTTGGAGTTTTGCTTGCTGTTTTTGGCTATGTCCTCGGAACTTATGGTGCGTTGCTTGCGGCATATTTGATGGAAATCGCAGCGCCGGTTTAA
- a CDS encoding SDR family oxidoreductase, giving the protein MATQKQSIVITGGAGGIGTACAKAFKDEHLILTDYSQKDVDRAIEDLKKEGITAIGIACDITSKEDIEKLTKFVSDNGTFKALIHTAGVSGTMKDLQKIYDIDLVAPEVLIDAFYELATQGSVAVILSSMMGHTVPPSENYDEALSNPQAQGSFETIKKFIDGSSDMLYNFAKRGTILLTQKHANKWGSKGARIVAVSPGVIETPMGLKAAEEHPERMEMIKKATPLGRNGQPEDIADVVYFLVSDKARFITGTDIIVDGGVVNNIKKM; this is encoded by the coding sequence ATGGCAACTCAAAAACAGTCGATAGTAATTACCGGCGGAGCCGGCGGAATCGGAACAGCTTGTGCAAAAGCATTTAAAGACGAACATCTTATTCTAACTGATTATTCCCAAAAAGACGTCGACCGCGCCATCGAAGATCTTAAAAAAGAGGGAATCACCGCCATCGGAATCGCTTGCGACATTACCAGCAAAGAAGATATTGAGAAGCTGACCAAGTTCGTGTCAGACAACGGCACTTTCAAAGCATTAATCCACACCGCAGGAGTCAGCGGAACAATGAAAGATCTTCAAAAAATTTACGACATCGACTTAGTCGCGCCCGAGGTTTTGATTGATGCCTTTTACGAATTAGCCACCCAAGGATCAGTTGCTGTGATTCTATCGTCAATGATGGGACACACGGTTCCGCCGAGTGAAAACTACGACGAAGCACTGAGCAATCCGCAAGCGCAAGGATCATTCGAAACCATTAAAAAGTTTATTGATGGCAGTTCGGATATGCTTTACAATTTCGCAAAACGCGGAACGATTTTACTAACTCAGAAGCATGCCAACAAATGGGGAAGCAAAGGCGCAAGAATCGTCGCCGTTTCACCCGGAGTAATCGAAACTCCAATGGGACTTAAAGCCGCCGAAGAACATCCTGAAAGAATGGAAATGATCAAAAAAGCCACACCACTTGGTAGAAACGGACAACCAGAAGACATTGCTGATGTTGTTTATTTCTTAGTCAGCGACAAAGCTCGCTTCATCACCGGAACAGATATTATAGTCGATGGAGGCGTGGTAAACAATATTAAGAAGATGTAG